In Pseudomonas rhizosphaerae, one DNA window encodes the following:
- a CDS encoding 4'-phosphopantetheinyl transferase family protein — protein MNTALPACLSDLRQHWPLPLDVPGACLFSNRFDHSALTADAFAQCDIIAPESIQRSVSKRQAEYLAGRVCARSALLALTGAAQVPAIGADRAPVWPDPIVGSITHGSGRAAAVIAHREHCKGLGLDIESLLPAARAERLCAEILTPAEQARMDPAQVDTVVTLTFSLKESLFKALYPLVGKRFYFEHAEVLHWTAEGHARLRLLTDLSAQFGNGFEIDGQFAWFDGHLLSLVAVR, from the coding sequence ATGAATACAGCCCTCCCCGCTTGCCTGAGCGATCTGCGACAGCACTGGCCACTGCCCCTGGACGTACCCGGCGCATGCCTGTTCAGCAACCGTTTCGACCACAGCGCACTGACGGCCGATGCCTTCGCGCAGTGCGACATCATCGCGCCCGAGTCGATCCAGCGCTCGGTGAGCAAGCGCCAGGCCGAGTACCTGGCCGGACGCGTGTGCGCACGCAGCGCCCTGCTGGCCCTGACCGGTGCCGCGCAGGTACCGGCCATCGGCGCCGACCGTGCCCCGGTGTGGCCTGATCCCATCGTCGGATCGATCACCCATGGCAGCGGTCGGGCAGCGGCCGTGATTGCCCATCGGGAACATTGCAAGGGCCTGGGCCTGGACATCGAAAGCCTGCTGCCAGCGGCGCGCGCCGAACGGCTGTGCGCAGAGATACTGACCCCGGCCGAACAGGCCCGGATGGATCCGGCGCAGGTGGATACCGTGGTGACGCTGACGTTCTCGCTCAAGGAAAGCCTGTTCAAGGCGCTGTACCCACTGGTTGGCAAGCGCTTTTATTTCGAACATGCCGAAGTGCTGCACTGGACTGCCGAGGGGCACGCGCGGCTGCGCCTGCTAACCGATCTGTCCGCGCAGTTCGGCAACGGCTTCGAAATCGACGGGCAGTTTGCCTGGTTCGACGGACATTTGTTGAGCCTGGTAGCGGTCCGTTGA
- a CDS encoding SprT family zinc-dependent metalloprotease translates to MPEQLNQRVEACFRQAELFFKRPFQRPVVSIKLRGQKAGVAHLHENLLRFNPQLYRENAEDFLKQTVPHEVAHLVAHQLFGDRIAPHGEEWQLIMRGVYELTPHRCHSYAVKRRQVIRYIYKCPCADSDFPFSAQRHGLVGRGRRYLCRRCRQTLVFSGETRVQ, encoded by the coding sequence ATGCCCGAGCAACTCAATCAACGCGTCGAAGCCTGTTTTCGCCAAGCCGAACTGTTTTTCAAGCGCCCTTTCCAGCGCCCGGTGGTCAGCATCAAGCTGCGCGGACAGAAGGCCGGCGTCGCGCACCTGCACGAAAACCTGCTGCGCTTCAATCCGCAGCTGTACCGCGAAAACGCTGAAGATTTCCTCAAGCAGACCGTGCCCCATGAAGTCGCGCACCTGGTCGCACACCAGCTGTTCGGCGACCGCATCGCGCCCCATGGCGAGGAATGGCAACTGATCATGCGTGGGGTCTACGAGCTGACGCCGCACCGCTGCCACAGCTACGCGGTGAAACGTCGCCAGGTCATCCGTTATATCTACAAATGCCCGTGCGCCGACAGCGACTTTCCATTCTCGGCGCAACGCCATGGCCTGGTGGGCAGAGGTCGTCGCTACCTGTGCCGACGGTGTCGGCAGACCCTGGTGTTCAGCGGTGAAACGCGCGTGCAATGA
- the ttcA gene encoding tRNA 2-thiocytidine(32) synthetase TtcA, protein MGTLSVNQNKLQKRLRRLAGEAVADYNMIEDGDKVMVCLSGGKDSYTLLDVLLHLQKVAPIQFSIVAVNMDQKQPGFPEHVLPAYLEQLGVEYHIVEKDTYSVVKELIPEGKTTCSLCSRLRRGTLYNFADEIGATKMALGHHRDDIVETFFLNMFFNGSLKAMPPKLRADDGRNVVIRPLAYCHEKDIQAYSDFKGFPIIPCNLCGSQENLQRQVVKDMLVEWERKTPGRTDSIFRSLQNVMPSQLADRNLFDFHNLRIDENAPMRIANVVNL, encoded by the coding sequence ATGGGCACTCTTTCGGTCAACCAGAACAAACTGCAGAAACGCCTACGCCGACTGGCCGGTGAAGCTGTCGCCGACTACAACATGATCGAAGACGGCGACAAGGTCATGGTCTGCCTTTCGGGCGGCAAGGACAGCTATACCCTGCTCGACGTGCTGCTGCACCTGCAGAAGGTCGCGCCCATCCAGTTCAGCATCGTCGCCGTGAACATGGACCAGAAGCAGCCCGGCTTTCCCGAGCATGTGCTGCCGGCCTACCTGGAACAGCTGGGCGTGGAGTACCACATCGTCGAGAAAGACACCTATTCGGTGGTCAAGGAGCTGATCCCGGAAGGCAAGACCACGTGCTCGCTGTGCTCGCGCCTGCGTCGCGGCACGTTGTACAACTTTGCCGACGAGATCGGTGCAACCAAAATGGCGTTGGGGCACCATCGCGACGACATCGTCGAAACGTTCTTCCTCAACATGTTCTTCAACGGCTCGCTCAAGGCCATGCCGCCCAAGCTGCGCGCCGACGACGGGCGCAACGTGGTCATTCGGCCCTTGGCTTACTGCCATGAGAAGGACATCCAGGCCTATTCGGATTTCAAGGGATTCCCGATCATCCCTTGCAACCTGTGCGGCTCCCAGGAAAACCTGCAGCGCCAGGTGGTCAAGGACATGCTGGTGGAGTGGGAACGCAAGACCCCCGGCCGCACCGACAGCATCTTCCGCAGCCTGCAGAACGTGATGCCGTCGCAGCTGGCCGACCGCAACCTGTTCGACTTCCACAACCTGCGCATCGACGAAAACGCCCCTATGCGGATCGCCAACGTGGTGAACCTGTAG
- a CDS encoding mechanosensitive ion channel domain-containing protein, which yields MVLFLRLALAVLLLLPITAQAVGLPGLLGGSSEKPAEQPAQPLGQSLDQVIQTLENDQQRTKLLSDLKKLRDSTRQAQPAAEQGVLGMIGSALAHVDQQFSGDNSPFQRWSEEVALAHDELLALALPMAEWPPIIGAFLLIILVWSLLAYSLIWVGHRVRVRFGLSEELPQHPRTLDLLRFALRKLGPWLVALVITVYVGYALPSSLGKSLAMVMAYALVVGTLFSAICVIAFSLLDGPHRHRALNILRHQAFRPLWLIGSFAAFGEALSDPRMVAALGQHLAHSAATLANVLAALSTGLFILRFRRPIAHLIRNQPLSRRLTRRALSDTIEILGSFWYLPALVLVGISLFATFFSAGDTSTALRQSLMCAVLLILCMVINGLIRRHALRPPKGPRRHALYSERLSHFAYTLMHLLIWVVFIDLGLRVWGMSLVGFTEGDGHEISVRLASLVGTLIFAWLVWILADTGIHHALTRSRKGMANARAQTMMPLIRNVLFVTIFIIAAIIALANMGMNVTPLLAGAGVIGLAIGFGAQSLVADLITGLFIIIEDSLAIDDYVDVGGHLGTVEGLTIRTVRLRDIDGIVHTIPFSEIKSIKNYSREFGYAIFRVAVPYSMGIDDAIKMMREVGQKMRSDPLHRRDIWSPLEFQGVESFESGTAILRARFKTGPIKQWEVSRAFNLALKRQMDEAGLDLATPRLSVQVITAGAVGEK from the coding sequence ATGGTCCTTTTCCTGCGCCTGGCGCTTGCCGTCCTGCTTTTGCTGCCCATCACCGCCCAGGCCGTCGGCCTGCCCGGCCTGTTGGGAGGCAGTTCGGAGAAACCGGCCGAACAACCTGCCCAGCCGTTGGGCCAGTCTCTGGACCAGGTCATCCAGACCCTGGAAAACGACCAGCAACGTACCAAGCTGTTGAGCGACCTGAAAAAGCTGCGGGACAGTACCCGGCAGGCCCAGCCGGCCGCCGAGCAAGGCGTGCTGGGCATGATCGGCAGCGCCCTGGCGCACGTCGACCAGCAGTTTTCCGGCGATAACAGCCCGTTCCAGCGCTGGAGCGAGGAAGTTGCCCTGGCCCACGACGAACTCCTGGCACTGGCCCTGCCCATGGCCGAATGGCCGCCGATCATCGGTGCCTTTCTGTTGATCATCCTGGTGTGGAGCCTGCTCGCCTACAGTTTGATCTGGGTCGGCCATCGTGTGCGCGTGCGTTTTGGCTTGTCGGAAGAACTGCCGCAGCATCCGCGCACGCTCGACCTGCTGCGCTTCGCCCTGCGCAAGCTGGGCCCTTGGTTGGTGGCACTGGTCATCACCGTGTACGTGGGGTATGCCCTGCCCTCGTCGCTGGGCAAGAGCCTGGCCATGGTCATGGCCTATGCCCTGGTGGTCGGCACGCTGTTTTCGGCCATTTGCGTGATCGCGTTTTCCCTGCTCGATGGTCCGCATCGGCACCGTGCCCTGAACATCCTGCGTCACCAGGCATTTCGGCCACTGTGGCTGATCGGCAGTTTTGCTGCGTTCGGCGAGGCCCTGAGCGATCCGCGCATGGTTGCCGCGCTCGGCCAGCACCTGGCGCACAGTGCGGCGACCCTGGCCAACGTGCTGGCCGCCCTGTCCACTGGTTTGTTCATCCTGCGTTTCCGTCGGCCCATCGCCCACCTGATTCGCAACCAGCCGCTGTCACGGCGCCTGACCCGTCGCGCCCTCAGCGATACCATCGAGATTCTCGGCAGCTTCTGGTACCTGCCGGCGCTGGTGCTGGTGGGCATCTCACTGTTCGCCACGTTCTTCTCCGCCGGTGACACCAGCACGGCCCTGCGCCAATCGTTGATGTGCGCGGTGCTGCTGATTCTGTGCATGGTCATCAATGGCCTGATCCGTCGCCATGCCCTGCGCCCACCCAAGGGTCCAAGGCGCCATGCCTTGTATTCCGAACGCTTGAGCCACTTCGCCTACACCCTCATGCACCTGCTGATCTGGGTGGTGTTCATCGATCTGGGCCTGCGCGTGTGGGGCATGTCGCTGGTCGGTTTCACCGAGGGCGATGGCCACGAAATTTCGGTGCGCCTGGCCAGCCTGGTGGGCACGTTGATTTTTGCCTGGCTGGTATGGATTCTGGCCGACACCGGCATCCATCACGCGCTGACCCGTTCACGCAAAGGCATGGCCAACGCGCGCGCGCAGACCATGATGCCGCTGATCCGCAACGTGCTGTTCGTGACCATTTTCATCATTGCCGCGATCATTGCCCTGGCCAATATGGGCATGAACGTGACGCCGCTGCTGGCGGGTGCGGGTGTGATCGGTCTGGCCATCGGTTTCGGTGCGCAGTCGCTGGTGGCGGATTTGATCACCGGGCTGTTCATCATCATCGAGGACTCGTTGGCCATCGATGACTATGTCGACGTCGGCGGGCACCTGGGCACCGTGGAGGGCCTGACCATCCGCACGGTTCGCCTGCGCGACATCGACGGTATCGTGCACACCATTCCCTTCAGCGAAATCAAGAGCATCAAGAACTACTCGCGGGAATTCGGCTATGCCATCTTCCGTGTGGCGGTGCCCTACAGCATGGGGATCGACGACGCCATCAAGATGATGCGCGAAGTGGGCCAGAAGATGCGCAGCGATCCGTTGCATCGGCGCGATATCTGGTCTCCGCTGGAGTTTCAGGGGGTGGAAAGCTTCGAGTCGGGCACGGCGATCCTGCGCGCGCGGTTCAAGACCGGGCCGATCAAGCAGTGGGAAGTGTCGCGGGCTTTCAACCTGGCGCTCAAGCGGCAGATGGACGAGGCCGGGCTGGACCTGGCGACGCCGCGCCTGAGTGTGCAGGTGATCACGGCGGGGGCGGTTGGCGAGAAATAG
- a CDS encoding M18 family aminopeptidase: MREALNQGLIDFLKASPTPFHATATMARRLEAAGYQRLDERESWNTVPGGRYYVTRNDSSIIAIRLGKHSPLLNGLRMVGAHTDSPCLRVKPQPELQRQGFFQLGVEVYGGALLAPWFDRDLSLAGRVTFRRDGKVESQLIDFRLPIAVVPNLAIHLNREANQGWAINAQTELPPVLAQVAGDERVDFRALLTEQLAREHGLNADVVLDYELSFYDTQSAAVIGLNGDFIAGARLDNLLSCYAGLQALLDAEGDESCVLVCTDHEEIGSSSACGADGPMLEQVLQRLIPEGDEYVRSIQRSLLVSADNAHGVHPNYAEKHDANHGPKLNAGPVIKVNSNQRYATNSETAGFFRHLCMAVEVPVQSFVVRSDMGCGSTIGPITASHLGVRTVDIGLPTFAMHSIRELAGSQDLAHLVKVLGAFYASSELP, from the coding sequence ATGCGCGAAGCTTTGAACCAGGGCCTGATCGATTTCCTCAAGGCCTCCCCTACCCCATTCCATGCCACTGCCACCATGGCACGACGCCTCGAGGCCGCCGGTTATCAGCGGCTGGACGAGCGCGAGAGCTGGAACACGGTGCCCGGCGGGCGCTACTACGTGACCCGCAACGATTCCTCGATCATCGCCATCAGGTTGGGCAAGCACTCACCGCTGCTCAACGGCCTGCGCATGGTCGGTGCTCACACCGACAGCCCCTGCCTGCGCGTGAAACCGCAACCCGAGTTGCAGCGCCAGGGCTTTTTCCAGCTGGGCGTCGAGGTCTATGGGGGTGCATTGCTGGCACCCTGGTTCGACCGCGACCTGTCGCTGGCCGGCCGGGTCACCTTCCGCCGTGACGGCAAGGTCGAAAGCCAGCTGATCGATTTTCGCCTGCCGATCGCCGTGGTGCCCAACTTGGCCATCCACCTCAATCGCGAGGCCAATCAGGGCTGGGCGATCAATGCCCAGACCGAACTGCCGCCGGTGCTGGCCCAGGTGGCAGGTGATGAGCGTGTCGACTTCCGCGCGCTGCTGACCGAACAACTGGCGCGCGAACACGGGCTCAATGCCGACGTGGTACTCGATTACGAACTCAGCTTCTATGACACGCAGAGTGCAGCGGTCATCGGCCTGAACGGCGACTTCATCGCCGGTGCGCGGCTCGACAACCTGCTGTCCTGCTATGCAGGCCTGCAAGCCCTGCTCGACGCCGAAGGCGACGAGAGCTGCGTGTTGGTGTGCACCGACCATGAAGAGATCGGCTCCAGTTCGGCCTGTGGCGCCGACGGGCCGATGCTCGAACAGGTCCTGCAGCGTCTGATTCCCGAAGGCGACGAGTACGTGCGCAGCATCCAGCGTTCGCTGCTGGTGTCGGCGGACAACGCCCATGGCGTGCACCCCAACTATGCCGAGAAGCACGATGCCAATCATGGCCCCAAGCTCAACGCCGGGCCGGTGATCAAGGTCAACAGCAACCAGCGCTACGCGACCAACAGCGAGACGGCCGGCTTCTTCCGTCACCTGTGCATGGCGGTGGAAGTGCCGGTGCAGAGCTTCGTGGTGCGCAGCGACATGGGTTGCGGGTCGACCATCGGCCCGATTACCGCCAGCCACCTGGGGGTGAGGACCGTCGACATCGGCCTGCCGACGTTCGCCATGCACTCGATTCGCGAGCTGGCCGGCAGCCAGGACCTGGCCCATCTGGTCAAGGTGCTCGGGGCGTTCTATGCCAGCAGCGAGCTGCCGTAG
- a CDS encoding RluA family pseudouridine synthase → MPLSNIRIIYQDAAVLVIDKPTLLLSVPGRAEDNKDCLITRLQENGFPEARIVHRLDWETSGIILLARDADSHRELSRQFHDRETEKAYTALAWGQPALDSGSVDLPLRYDPPTKPRHVVDHEHGKHALTFWKVVERCGEWCRVELTPITGRSHQLRVHMLSIGHPLLGDRLYAHPQALEAHERLCLHASMLAFTHPATGERMTFECVAPF, encoded by the coding sequence ATGCCGTTGTCGAACATTCGCATCATCTACCAGGACGCCGCCGTGCTGGTCATCGACAAGCCGACCCTGCTGTTGTCGGTGCCGGGGCGCGCCGAAGACAACAAGGACTGCCTGATCACCCGCTTGCAGGAGAACGGCTTTCCCGAGGCGCGCATCGTCCATCGCCTGGATTGGGAAACCAGCGGCATCATCCTGCTCGCGCGCGATGCCGACAGCCATCGCGAGTTGTCCCGTCAGTTTCACGACCGCGAGACGGAAAAGGCCTACACCGCATTGGCCTGGGGGCAACCGGCGCTGGACAGCGGCAGTGTCGACCTGCCGCTGCGCTACGACCCGCCGACCAAACCACGGCATGTGGTGGATCACGAGCACGGCAAGCATGCGCTGACCTTCTGGAAGGTCGTGGAGCGCTGCGGGGAATGGTGTCGCGTCGAGCTGACGCCGATCACCGGGCGTTCGCACCAGTTGCGCGTGCACATGTTGTCGATCGGTCATCCGTTGCTGGGCGACCGACTGTATGCCCATCCCCAAGCGCTGGAGGCCCATGAGCGGCTGTGCCTGCATGCGAGCATGCTGGCGTTCACCCATCCGGCGACGGGTGAGCGGATGACGTTCGAGTGTGTTGCACCGTTCTAG
- the minE gene encoding cell division topological specificity factor MinE: protein MNIFDFFRDRKKGTTASVAKERLQIIVAHERGQRTTPDYLPALQKELVEVIRKYVNIESDQVQVALENQGSCSILELNITLPDR, encoded by the coding sequence ATGAATATTTTCGACTTCTTTCGTGATCGCAAGAAAGGCACCACCGCGTCGGTTGCGAAAGAGCGTCTACAGATCATCGTGGCGCATGAACGCGGCCAACGCACGACCCCTGATTACCTTCCCGCTCTGCAGAAAGAGCTGGTGGAAGTGATTCGCAAGTATGTGAACATCGAGAGTGACCAAGTACAGGTCGCCCTCGAGAATCAGGGTAGCTGCTCGATTCTGGAACTGAACATTACCCTGCCTGACCGCTGA
- the minD gene encoding septum site-determining protein MinD: MAKILVVTSGKGGVGKTTTSAAIGTGLALRGFKTVIIDFDVGLRNLDLIMGCERRVVYDFVNVVNGEATLQQALIKDKRVENLFVLAASQTRDKDALTKEGVEKIITELSKTHDYILCDSPAGIEKGAHLAMYFADEAIVVTNPEVSSVRDSDRMLGLLASKSRRAELGEDPIKEHLLITRYSPSRVSKGEMLGVEDVKDILSVTLLGVIPESEAVLKASNSGTPVILDDQSDAGQAYSDAVDRLLGKHTNLRFVEEAKKGFFERLFGGR; this comes from the coding sequence TTGGCCAAGATTCTAGTGGTTACATCCGGCAAGGGCGGCGTGGGCAAAACCACCACCAGCGCCGCCATCGGCACCGGTCTCGCTCTGCGCGGCTTCAAGACCGTCATCATCGACTTCGACGTCGGCCTGCGTAATCTCGACCTCATCATGGGCTGCGAACGCCGCGTGGTGTACGACTTCGTCAACGTCGTGAACGGCGAAGCCACCCTGCAGCAGGCCTTGATCAAGGACAAGCGCGTCGAGAACCTCTTCGTCCTGGCTGCCAGCCAGACACGCGACAAGGACGCCCTGACCAAGGAAGGCGTCGAGAAGATCATCACCGAGCTGTCCAAGACCCACGATTACATTCTGTGCGACTCCCCTGCCGGCATCGAGAAAGGTGCCCACCTGGCCATGTACTTCGCCGACGAGGCGATCGTGGTAACCAACCCGGAAGTCTCTTCGGTACGCGACTCGGACCGCATGCTGGGCCTGCTGGCGAGCAAGTCGCGCCGCGCCGAACTGGGCGAGGATCCGATCAAGGAACACTTGCTGATTACCCGTTACAGCCCTTCGCGCGTCAGCAAAGGTGAAATGCTCGGCGTGGAAGATGTCAAAGACATCCTCTCGGTCACTCTACTGGGCGTGATTCCGGAATCCGAGGCTGTACTGAAGGCCTCCAACTCGGGTACGCCGGTGATTTTGGACGACCAGAGCGACGCCGGTCAGGCGTACAGCGATGCCGTCGACCGTCTGCTGGGCAAGCATACAAATCTTCGCTTCGTTGAAGAAGCGAAGAAAGGCTTCTTCGAGCGCCTGTTTGGAGGTCGCTAA
- the minC gene encoding septum site-determining protein MinC — protein sequence MSQTDQLDQEPVFQLKGSMLAITVLELAQNDLAGLDRQLAAKVAQAPNFFSNTPLVLALDKLPANQGSIDLPGLMRICRHHGLRTLAVRASRIEDIAAAIAIDLPVLPPSGARERPIEIEEKKPEKPPEPLIQPTRVITTPIRGGQQVYAQGCDLVVISSVSSGAELLADGNIHVYGPMRGRALAGIKGDRKARIFCQQLGAELLSIAGQYKVSEDLRRDPLWGAPVQVSLSGDVLNITRL from the coding sequence ATGAGCCAGACCGATCAGCTAGACCAGGAACCTGTGTTCCAACTCAAGGGCAGCATGCTCGCCATCACGGTGCTTGAGTTGGCGCAGAACGACCTCGCAGGCCTCGACCGCCAATTGGCGGCCAAGGTGGCGCAGGCCCCTAACTTCTTCAGCAACACGCCGCTGGTGCTGGCGCTGGACAAACTGCCTGCCAACCAGGGCAGCATCGACCTGCCGGGGCTGATGCGCATCTGCCGTCACCATGGCCTGCGGACCCTGGCGGTGCGCGCCAGCCGCATCGAAGACATCGCCGCTGCAATCGCTATCGACCTGCCCGTGCTACCGCCCTCGGGCGCCCGCGAGCGGCCGATCGAAATCGAGGAAAAGAAGCCGGAGAAGCCACCCGAGCCGTTGATCCAACCCACTCGCGTGATCACCACGCCGATCCGTGGTGGCCAGCAGGTCTATGCCCAGGGCTGCGACCTGGTGGTGATCAGTTCGGTGAGTTCGGGGGCGGAGCTGCTGGCCGATGGCAACATCCATGTGTACGGCCCGATGCGCGGCCGAGCACTGGCCGGTATCAAGGGCGACCGCAAGGCACGCATCTTCTGTCAGCAGTTGGGCGCCGAGCTGCTGTCCATCGCCGGGCAATACAAGGTTTCCGAGGACCTTCGCCGCGACCCGTTGTGGGGCGCACCGGTTCAGGTCAGCTTGTCCGGGGATGTGTTGAACATCACCCGTCTTTGA